TGCAAGTACAAGCCCGGTTTCAAAACGACTTCCCCACGATACAAGGCAAGGTTCGTAATCAAAGGATTTTCTCAAATTCACGGCATCGACTACACCGAGACTTATGCCCCAGTTGCAAAGACCTTCTCCTTCCGAATGATCATGGCCATTGCAGCAGAAAAAGATCTTGAAATGATCCAACTCGATGTAAAAACCGCATTTCTCTATGGAAcactggaagaagaaatctacATGAAACAACCCGAAGGTTTCATCATCCCTGGAAAAGAAGAGGAGGTGTGTCGTCTCGTCAAAAGCCTCTATGGCTTAAAGCAGGCCTCCCGCGTTTGGAAcgtaaaattcaatgaattcattgtAGCCTTTGGTCTTGAAAGATCTAAATGTGATCCCTGCATTTACTACCGCCACCTCCGTCCGGGGGAGCCAGATGAGGAAATAACATTCTTCATCCTGTACGTAGATGACGGCCTGATCCTGAGCAACCAAAATGCAGTTCTGCTGAAAATGATTGAATTCCTTGGCAAAGAATTCGAAATACGCTCTCTTCCAGCAGACCGATTCATTGGTGTCAACATCGAACGCGACCGCACTCATCGGACTATTCACCTCTCTCAACCAGACTACGTGAAAACCATTCTAGCAAGATTCGGCATGACAAACTGCAGCTCCATCACCGTTCCAGCTGACCCTTGCGTTAAACTGTCGCCATCCATGTGCCCTCgcactgaagaagaaaaagccccAATGATCAATGTTCCTTATTTGGAGGGGGTCGGCTCCCTAATGCATCTTGCTAATCTGACACGACCAGACATCTCATTTGCCGTTGGACAGGTTTCACGTTTTTCCCAAAACCCTGGCATGGAGCACTGGAAGGGACTGAAAAGAATCCTGGCCTACCTGCGCAAAACCGTCAACCATGGACTTTTATTTGGTGGTGGCAGCAACGAACTCTGTGGTTACGTCGACGCGGATTATGCCGGAGATCTGGAGAATAGGCGGTCAACATCTGGAGCAGTATTTATCCTCAATAATGGTCCCATCTCCTGGCACAGCCGTCGCCAAACCTGTGTTGCTCTGTCCACCACAGAATCAGAATTCATCGCAGCCTCTGATGGAACAAAGGAGGCAATATGGCTAAGACGTCTGTACGCTGAACTAGGTGGTGCCGATCTAACCGTTCCTTTACGTTGCGACAATCAAGGCGCCATTGCTCTAATTCTCAACCCAATATTCCATCAACGCACAAAACATATGGACGTACGCTTCTTCTTTGTACGCGATGCTCAACAGGAGGGCAAAATTGATGTCACTTACATCGAGACAGAACTCCAGTTAGCCGACATCTTTACAAAGGCCCTGCCGACTCCGAGATTCGAGATAATGCGCCACAACTTGGGTGTTAAAGAGCTTAATATTCAGAATGCCTAAATTAAGGGACGATCAAGTTTCCTCATTTGTCATGAAGTTTCATATTATTCAAATGCCTTTGAACTGCATCCTTATTTACAAACCCATTGAGGgacgtttcttcttccttgccttTGAATTCCAATATTCTTGTTTGGGGTGCGCTTAACTTGAGGGACGTGTTGTGATTTCCTTCCAACTCAAGCGCACCCAAGTGGTGTTGCTTAACCTTAGTGTTGCTTAACCCCATTCCCGTTAGATGTCTCATGGAAGATATAGTTGACGTCTGCTACCTGTCCATGTGACAGTCCCTTCACTCTCTTAAGAACCGGTCATAGGGTAAGACTTATCTAAATTATATTATGTGTCATCCATGGTATCTGTAATACAATATCTTGTCAAATCACGCTCGTTGTCTAATGTTCAGTCACAAAACTCAACACAATTATTGCATAAATTGTtcaaaaaagttgaaacataaaaaaatccagaataaccaaattcaaaatataattACGGAGGCAACACGCATACCTCCAGAAAAAAACGTTCGCAAAgcgaagaaatcaaaatgttgaTGATGGAACAGGTCAGAAGAAAATTCGATCGGATTTTGCCCTGGGATTTGGGTGCAGATTCTGGGTCTGACTCCATTTCTGCcgatcaatttccaaagtgcTTGGACTTGGACAATTTGGGAATTAAGTAAAACACTTCCTGTTTACGTATTTATCCAGGTAATCGGTGATAATAAACAGAATATGGCTGATTATTGCTATACACAACTAAATATCTTCAAGTCTTTACACTTTCTAAATTTTCACTTTCCTTATGGCTGAGGGCGTACAACTGTAGACGACAGTTGACTGAGTCGACAACGGTTGTGATAAACAGAATGAGTGAACTGGTGCGTTGCCGCACAGACCGCAATGTAAGGGTTCGTCGACTTCTTAATAAGGCGAAATTTGATACGCcagaagaaactaaaaaaagcaCCATGAAAAGGTAAGGGgtgttgaaataaaataagaaaagaaaaattgaaaattgaaaaaggctaagtaagaaaaaatgacaaaagggGTAAGAGTCGGAAAACAACCAAATtgtatacttttttttaagggcGTATTAATTTCGAGTAGTTTCGTTTATCATTTCTCAccaccaaacaacaaaaaacaaagaaacaaagaaaacacgGCTATGAAACCTCaaaacccaaataaaaaacaaaaatgcgtTGTTGCATTCACGCGTGCGCAAATTGGTAGGCAAATAATAGCGAATGATTCGACATTCAAAAGTGAAACGAGTCGATCCGCCAGAACCGCGCATCTCCCCCACTACCCCCTGCTGCGTTTTACTGGACTTCTGAAGTTCTGATTGAATTCCGTTGCACTTTCCATCGAATAGCGTATAGttgaattcaaataataatttatgcCATTTGACACTGAATAAGAGCATTAGAATTTCAAACCATAAGCTTAACCGCAGCTAAGGCATAGCAGGCGATAGCAGGCTGCAATAATCCCCACAATAATCCAGAAATTAATTGTGAATCCTGTGTTTAACGAGTAAAATCAGCGAGCAAATTCGTATCCTAGGACCCCTGACTCATACCTAGGTACCAGATGTGTGACAAGTCTGGCCCTTGGTGGAATTTACTCTGGAATCAGCATGTTTCATGCAAGTGTAGAAGAAAATTACGTTGTTtaagttgaaataaaaacattaatttaaTAACTGGGGTCAACGACGTTTAGGATTTGTGTTCATGGcatcaattgaaataagatatttgaaaaatctaaTAACCTTATTGGTATAACTTTTTATTCTGATTTGTCGACAGTCCATTTCTGAATTTACATCCGATTTTTAACTTATACAATCaagatttttattctttagagGTTCCAATAATGCAGCCGCAGTCGAATAAGGTGGCGGAGATGGATTGGCAAGGCTCACCGGATCGGTGCTGGATGCTGTGGGGAGATTCGACGGTGCGGATGGATGTTGATCCGCCTGCCATTGCTGCTGCCCTTGTTGGGGCACCGGTTGCTGTTGGTATGGCGAGTAGACCACCATCGGGTAAGACTGAAATTGTGGCTGCTGTCCATCCGGGGGAATGACCCACATCGGCGTCGGTTGCGGTGGATTGTGAACTACCAACGGAACTGGGACTGACGAGTCAGAGGACGCGCAACATTTGCAGACGAGTTTACTCAACACAACAGTGATTAAAATGTTGTTCACAAAAGAGACGAGGTTTGCGAATGTCAAGACTAACGGGTTTACTCTGAAGAAACAAACTCCTGCAATCAAGAGAATTTCTCATGCTAATTAAAtgttaatattttcaaataccttcaaatcaaatgtattAATACCATACAATTGGCCTACCAGGATAATTCTGAAAGTAAATGCAGTCCCTGAAGGCTCCAGCCCAAGTTATACATCCGGAAATGAGAGCGAAGCAGATtgatagagaggaaaaaaccgTCGTCGAAATAATCCTGAAATAAGTTAAGCAGAGTCAAACGATCGGTTATTGCTAGCcggttttatttgattgaaaatgtcTATGTAATCAAAATGCTGTCTTTTCATTCGTCTTACATTGGTTTTGTTGGCTTGTAGGAAGCGCTAAAGCCGAGCAATCCCGCCACGAAAAACGTGATCGATCCCCACACACCTTGGCCTGCAACTAGTCTCCCTACCTTTAAATGCAATATTCCAATTATTACATAAATATAGTCAGGCACATGAAACACACTTGCAATGAAAGAAGTGAAAAATAACCAGTCAAATACGGTATAATTACGAAGATTTACCTCCAGACCAACGCACAGtggaaatattaaaatgttgACGATGGAACAGATCAGAAGAAAATTGGATTGGGATTTGACCCGTGATTTAGGTGAAGATTCTGGGTCTGGCTGCATTTTTGTCTAGCCTTTTTAAGTCGATTTCAATCAACCTATAAATAATACGCTTTCTACTATGAATCTATATTCGGCAGTAAAATTTAAGACAGATGAATACCTAACAAAAAATACGCCACAGTGGTGAAATATTTACGAATTCTCAACGTGTCGTATGTCTCAATCGCTGTATAGATTTAACTGAGTGTAGACGACATCACGACAACGGACAAAGGTTGTGATAAACAGAAACCTAATTGTTGCATCTAAGCGCACAGCGGCAAGGGTCCTTTTATTCGTCGCAACGCAATTTGGCCATGGTTGAATTTGGCATCGCCAGAACAAAGAAAGCCTCGTGAAAAGGTAAGGGGTGTGTTGAaatcaacaaagaaaagaaaagttataaaaatgaaatggttaAGTAAGACAAATCTGAAAACAGGGTAAGAGTAAGAAAACAGCAACCAGATCAAATCCAATGTATTGCTCAAGGACGAATATTATTGTAAGACACGCGCATTATTTCGTATCCAATCGATCCCATCTAAAAAGTCACGTCGCCATCGCCGCTCAATTGTCTGCCCATGTCCGGGTGGACGGACCAGTCGAGCGGGACCCGATGAAGTTCAGATGAATTTCTCGGTGAGATCGTTAACCTGTTGCTGCTGTCCGAGCATTCCATTTCTTCGTCTTCGCTCGAGTCGTTTTTCTGGACTTCCAACGAGTCCGCTCTCGACATTGAGCTGTAATCCGTTTCCCGCAAAatgaattcattcattcaaatccgctttaaatatatcaaattagaAGATGAAATAATGGAGTTACGATATTTACCTATCTCCTGTTACCGGTTCATCGCTATGATTGCTGGCGGGGGTATTGAACATCTGGTCATTCGATTGAAGATCGACGGCCGAATGGGGAatgttcaatttgatttgccGGACACGGGACAAGTCGAAATCGATTCGCTGCTGATGGACGGGCCCGAAGATGAGAGCGACGCTGTAGAGGACGTCGGCCGACCAGTGTCGAGGAATACGCGGATAGAGGGATGGCTGGTAGGAGTCGGGGAAAAGTCCGACGCGGtggagaagatgaagaaactgCTGGGAACGAAGGGCGGAGTCTTCCAGTTCCGTCCACGGAACAATCGGGCACGGAACATTCATATTCAAGCTGAGGCAAATAATGGCATGGCGGAATTCCTGGCCAGCATAGGTGTCCAGACGGGCCGAACATGAGGTTAATAGACACGATTGGATCCAATCCAGTTGTTTCTGGAATCCTATattcataaaataattaagtgaAATGACCATCAAGAATgattcgaatatttttttactaacCGAATTTGATGAGCTGATCCCGGAGTGATTCAATTTTGCTGCGAGGTTGTAATGATGAGGCAGGATTGTTATAGATGTTTCCTGGTTTAGCCTGGGGAGTTTCCGCTTTCTCCGATGACGTCACCACTCGATCCGGCGATTCCATGGCCTGGCAGCCGTTGGCTTCATAATGACGCATGAATTTGTTGACgattaattcaatcaaatcattCCACTCTTGGCAAATCTGAAAAACgtgaagtggcaatggaaTGAACTAACGTTGAATCCCTCTTCCCATATCTTGCCGAGCGGACGCAAAATGGCTGGATCGCACAACAGGTCGGCCCGACCGCGGTAGACGCCAACGTGACGCAACAACCTGAAGACGTAATCGCGTTCAAAAACGGGTCGTTGGTCCTGAAATCATCTAGGGCCGATCCATCCTGTCGTCCGTCCGTCTCGTCCTGCTGCTCGTTGGAAGCGTAGAGAACGGAATTGTCGAATTTGTTGTAGGCAAGGTTGTAGGCGATTCCGCCGGCCGACGTCACGGGAAATTTGGCGGATGCGTAGGCCTCGACCACCGGTGGATGGGCCATGTCGGCGAATGTCACCAGCAGGCGGATGTTATCCTTGACGTCTCTGCTGAACAGCGAGAGAACCGAGTCGAGGATGTAGGGATGCATCGACGTCGACCGGATGTCGTTGAATGCGGCCACGAAGTAGAATGCGTGAATTTGATTGACTCCGAACTGTTACTGGAAAACTGAAACTTAACTCAACTGAAGACTTATTGGCACTTCGCCGCCCGTAAATATATAAGGGGACTGGACCTTTCTGCCCACATGCcgcccactttctttcatctatTATATATTCAACTCGTGCGGACTCATCCTTTATTTTATAACTGGGCGTACTATGTGTGCGGGCTTTGAGCGACGTTTGACTGAAATCATACGGTGGTTCAGAGCGAATTGAATACGAGGCCGCGCTGTCCGAGACCGAGTCGGCGATGGTAAACTGTTGGCAGCCATCCGGATGGCGCGCTGCGAATGTGATATATGATCCCCATTGATCCCCCGCCATATAGCTCTTCTCCGTCGTCCATCCAGCGCCCAATGCCACCACGTCCGCAATCGTGTACACTGCTGTAGAGAGTAATTGTATACGCATCTTGTATTGAATTCGAAAAGCGTTTGATTGTAACAtcttttttctgaaatgtTGATGTTTGTGAAAATTTccggttttgttgttgttgaggatTATTTGACTCATCACTCTATCAAGTATCAACTCGGCTTTTTTCCCCATCATCGGCGGCCGTAAAAATCGGCCAACGGCAGATATCCCGCGGAGCCGATCCGCACATATCTGATAAAACAGCAGGACAAatccaatcaaacaaaaaaacaaaaacagtgtgtgtgtgtaatgatGAAAGGTGAGCGCGTGTCAACTGTTTGGACGCAGTTTGGACGtgatataattattatttattgatcTTAAAATATCGATTGACTTGTTGCTTGTTGGACGGTTTTATTTAgttgaaatttatttgtctCCCTTATTttgatgaattgaaatttgtgtgtgtgcttatGACACTGCTCGCATTTAGAAAGTGATATACTCTGACCGATTTCCAATCAAAGTAACCTTCGTTATTACTTATTAGATAATTCCAAAATTTCGATCCTAACTTAATAGgtagaattattattatttatatgaGTAATTTTCACCTTGCAGCATCATTATATTGCGGTATTATTAGTCCGTCGCAGATTAATCCAAGAAccctttcaaaaataaaaaccctaGAATAATTCGAATCGTAATTCCGCGCCCTTGATGTAAGTCATTGGATgccgaccgctagatggtgtaCTGACTCGTTGTGTCGTCGTCAAGCGCATCCTCTGCCCTCTAGTGTACGCGTGGGAAAAAATacgataaatttatttttcatcgccattgttgtttgttgattCTTGACTTGATTGTTCTGCATGCGAactgtgaaacaaacacaaaattataGCTAAAATGTTGACTTCTGTAAAACGTGGCATAACTGAAGTTATTCCTATAAATTACCCTTTTGGAAATACCCGAAGTCGAAATGTGTTGCAAGACTTTAATTGTGAAGTAGGTGGTTTTAACACATGCGATTCATCCTTGAAGGTAACTACCAGCAGAGAAATCTGTTTGATTGAAACTAATTTCTGAGTTGCACCATTTGCATTTAGGTTCTCTTTCTGGGTAGTGGGGACCTGAGAAACGCTCTTCAGGTTGCAAAAAACGAAAGTTTTAATGACATGCAAATCCACCTAAATGACCTAAATCCATCAGTCGTAGCTCGCAACATcactattttgaaaataatatcaGCACCAGATTTCAATccagaagatgatgaagacatAGCTTTCCTTTGGGATGTTTGGTATAATCTTGAATGGCCAGAATTCACCCGTAAGcgatttcaaggaattttgaAGGACCTGTTGAATGGTGTGTTCCCTGAAAATGTCTCAGTCCCCAAAACTAGTCAGTCTGAAATGTTAAAGAAAGTGTGGAGTGCTTGGCTTTCTATTTTA
This sequence is a window from Daphnia pulicaria isolate SC F1-1A chromosome 7, SC_F0-13Bv2, whole genome shotgun sequence. Protein-coding genes within it:
- the LOC124348614 gene encoding uncharacterized protein LOC124348614: MQPDPESSPKSRVKSQSNFLLICSIVNILIFPLCVGLEVGRLVAGQGVWGSITFFVAGLLGFSASYKPTKPMIISTTVFSSLSICFALISGCITWAGAFRDCIYFQNYPGVCFFRVNPLVLTFANLVSFVNNILITVVLSKLVCKCCASSDSSVPVPLVVHNPPQPTPMWVIPPDGQQPQFQSYPMVVYSPYQQQPVPQQGQQQWQADQHPSAPSNLPTASSTDPVSLANPSPPPYSTAAALLEPLKNKNLDCIS
- the LOC124348618 gene encoding protein timeless-like, whose translation is MNVPCPIVPWTELEDSALRSQQFLHLLHRVGLFPDSYQPSLYPRIPRHWSADVLYSVALIFGPVHQQRIDFDLSRVRQIKLNIPHSAVDLQSNDQMFNTPASNHSDEPVTGDSSMSRADSLEVQKNDSSEDEEMECSDSSNRLTISPRNSSELHRVPLDWSVHPDMGRQLSGDGDVTF